From a single Sphingosinicellaceae bacterium genomic region:
- a CDS encoding IS5 family transposase (programmed frameshift) produces the protein MSDLYWLTDEQMARLEPYFPKSHGRPRVDDRRVLSGIVFVNRNGLRWCDAPREYGPSKTLYNRWKRWGERGVFLRMMEGLAAASATPKTIMIDATYLKAHRTASSLRVKKGGLGRLIGRTKGGMNTKLHAVTDADGRPLSFFMTAGQVSDYTGAAALLDDLPKARWMLADRGYDADWYRDALQAKGITPCIPGRKSRLSPIKYDKRRYRSRSRIEIMFGRLKDWRRVATRYDRCPTVFFSAIALAATVIFWL, from the exons ATGAGCGACCTGTATTGGCTGACCGACGAGCAGATGGCTCGGCTTGAGCCGTATTTCCCCAAGAGCCATGGTAGGCCCCGTGTCGATGATCGGCGGGTGTTGAGCGGCATCGTATTTGTGAACCGCAACGGGTTGCGCTGGTGTGATGCTCCCAGGGAGTACGGACCGTCCAAGACGCTCTACAACCGCTGGAAGCGATGGGGCGAGAGGGGCGTGTTCCTGCGCATGATGGAAGGACTGGCCGCCGCGAGCGCTACGCCGAAGACGATCATGATCGACGCGACCTATTTGAAGGCCCACCGCACGGCATCGAGCCTGCGGGTTA AAAAAGGGGGTCTTGGCCGGCTCATCGGCCGCACCAAAGGCGGCATGAACACGAAGCTCCACGCCGTCACCGATGCCGATGGTCGCCCGCTGAGCTTCTTCATGACCGCCGGCCAGGTCAGCGACTACACCGGCGCTGCAGCCCTGCTCGACGATCTGCCCAAGGCGCGGTGGATGCTCGCCGACCGCGGCTACGACGCCGACTGGTATCGGGACGCCTTGCAGGCAAAGGGCATAACACCCTGCATCCCGGGCCGAAAATCGCGGCTCTCACCGATCAAATACGACAAGCGCCGCTACCGAAGCCGCAGCCGTATCGAGATCATGTTCGGCCGCCTGAAGGACTGGCGCCGTGTCGCCACCCGCTACGATCGATGCCCAACCGTCTTTTTCTCCGCCATCGCGCTCGCCGCCACCGTCATCTTCTGGCTCTGA
- a CDS encoding GMC family oxidoreductase, whose product MARLAAAGLSVVALEAGRQWDPAADFATDETEQNKLFWMDERLSAGADPIQFGKNNSGIGVGGSTLHYTAYTPRPQPDDFKLNTEFGVGVDWPIGYQDLARYFDEIEAFLGVSGPASYPWGPPRDQPYPLAPLPLNAAAQLMERACASLGIRTSPAANAALSGSYYQPGHGWRPACSNRGFCQAGCSTGAKASMDVTYIPLAVMHGAEIRTLSFVIGVERGAGGVITGVVYRHEGQDQRQRCRHVFLCAGAIETPRLLLINALANSSGQVGRNFMAHTGMQVWGQFDEETRPYKGIPGGLISEDTHRAADADFAGGYLLQSIGVMPLTYAVQVARGRGLWGDDLKEHMQGYNHVAGINILGDCLPYDCHALTLSAELDARGLPKPLITFSAGENERLMTAHAERVMREIWTEAGAHDIWAYDRYAHTIGTARMGDDPATSVVDADGRAHDVANLTICDNSVFPSALAVNPALTIMALSLRTADRFLARR is encoded by the coding sequence ATGGCCCGACTGGCTGCCGCGGGTCTGAGCGTGGTCGCGCTCGAGGCCGGACGGCAATGGGATCCGGCCGCCGACTTCGCGACCGACGAAACCGAACAGAACAAGCTGTTCTGGATGGACGAGCGCCTTAGCGCCGGTGCCGACCCGATCCAGTTCGGAAAGAACAACAGTGGCATCGGCGTAGGTGGTTCGACGCTCCACTACACAGCCTACACGCCTCGCCCTCAACCTGACGATTTCAAGCTAAATACCGAATTCGGCGTCGGTGTCGACTGGCCGATCGGCTATCAGGACCTTGCCCGGTACTTCGACGAGATCGAGGCGTTCCTGGGCGTGTCAGGACCTGCAAGCTACCCTTGGGGTCCGCCGAGGGACCAGCCTTATCCGCTGGCACCGCTGCCGCTGAATGCAGCCGCGCAGTTGATGGAGCGGGCTTGCGCGTCGCTCGGCATCCGGACGTCGCCCGCGGCCAATGCGGCCTTGTCCGGATCCTACTACCAACCTGGGCACGGCTGGCGTCCGGCGTGCAGCAACCGCGGCTTCTGCCAGGCGGGCTGCTCGACCGGTGCCAAGGCGAGCATGGATGTGACTTACATTCCATTGGCGGTCATGCACGGCGCCGAAATTAGGACGCTTAGCTTTGTCATCGGCGTGGAACGGGGTGCCGGCGGCGTCATCACAGGCGTCGTCTACCGCCACGAGGGGCAGGATCAGCGTCAGCGCTGCCGCCACGTCTTCCTCTGCGCCGGTGCGATCGAAACGCCACGACTGCTGTTGATCAACGCACTAGCCAATTCGAGTGGCCAGGTCGGGCGCAACTTCATGGCGCACACCGGCATGCAGGTCTGGGGCCAGTTCGACGAGGAGACGCGCCCGTACAAGGGCATTCCCGGCGGGCTGATCTCCGAGGATACCCACCGCGCGGCCGATGCCGACTTCGCAGGCGGCTATCTGCTGCAGTCGATCGGCGTCATGCCGCTCACCTATGCGGTCCAGGTCGCCAGAGGGCGTGGCCTCTGGGGCGACGACCTCAAGGAGCATATGCAAGGCTACAACCACGTCGCGGGGATCAACATCCTAGGCGACTGCCTGCCCTACGATTGCCACGCGCTGACACTGTCCGCGGAACTTGATGCCCGAGGTCTGCCAAAACCCTTAATCACGTTTAGTGCAGGTGAGAACGAGCGGCTGATGACGGCACACGCCGAACGGGTGATGCGCGAGATCTGGACCGAAGCGGGGGCTCACGACATCTGGGCGTACGATCGATACGCGCATACCATCGGCACGGCGCGAATGGGCGACGATCCCGCAACGTCGGTGGTGGACGCCGACGGTCGTGCGCATGACGTCGCGAACCTCACCATCTGCGACAACTCGGTCTTTCCAAGCGCCCTGGCCGTCAACCCGGCTCTGACCATCATGGCCTTGTCGCTACGAACGGCGGACCGCTTTCTCGCTCGCCGATGA
- a CDS encoding gluconate 2-dehydrogenase subunit 3 family protein: MVTPPTAAALQRRTGHAIPVEAAFAGVALILDAVAARLIPHEVPGLDLGRELRRRLGAGTRSGWRHADMPDDATLFELGLGALDAAAHGMFSRDFVGLDVEQQDEVLRAIQFNRVSGPEWKGIKPDRFFEELLAALVDIFYAQPVALDEIGYAGFADARGWQAVGLEARAAHEPERIA; the protein is encoded by the coding sequence TTGGTCACCCCGCCCACGGCCGCAGCACTCCAGCGGCGCACCGGCCACGCCATTCCGGTGGAGGCCGCCTTCGCAGGTGTGGCTCTGATACTCGATGCGGTGGCGGCGCGCCTCATTCCTCATGAAGTGCCCGGTCTCGACCTCGGACGAGAGCTACGTCGTCGTCTGGGTGCCGGGACCAGAAGCGGTTGGCGGCACGCGGACATGCCTGATGATGCCACGCTGTTCGAGCTTGGTCTTGGTGCGCTGGATGCCGCCGCCCACGGGATGTTCAGCCGGGATTTCGTCGGGCTGGACGTGGAGCAGCAGGACGAGGTCCTGCGCGCGATCCAGTTCAATCGCGTGTCCGGTCCTGAATGGAAGGGCATCAAGCCGGACCGGTTCTTCGAGGAGCTTCTGGCGGCACTGGTCGACATCTTCTACGCGCAACCAGTGGCACTGGACGAGATCGGCTATGCCGGATTCGCGGATGCGAGAGGTTGGCAGGCCGTCGGGCTGGAAGCGCGCGCCGCTCATGAGCCGGAGCGCATCGCTTGA
- a CDS encoding AraC family transcriptional regulator has product MSVMVICLAQPTSPAERATGLGESPILWTAPVGRDGATVRRWRDIDPNISQPAFDQHYLTIHLGGHKRIVRRGEGRALEVDTEDGAMSLIPAGSAYEWRTSGPIDFAHLYLPVSAVRQIGIEAFGRDGGRGVEDRLGFVDPLIRSLFVTMLAEIATPDLTSDFYLDALYTTLMVALLKGRAGRLSAAQTPMSLAPARLRRVYDYIDVNFASEIGIDELAGVAALSRFHFGRAFSAANGAAPYAYLTGRRIAHSKMLLREASLVIGEIARRSGFRTPGQFSRMFKRAIGVSPREYQRLSR; this is encoded by the coding sequence GTGAGCGTCATGGTCATCTGCCTCGCTCAGCCTACATCGCCGGCGGAACGGGCGACGGGTCTCGGTGAATCGCCGATCCTATGGACGGCGCCCGTCGGCAGGGATGGTGCCACCGTGCGCCGCTGGCGCGATATCGATCCCAACATCTCTCAGCCGGCCTTCGATCAGCACTACCTCACCATCCATCTCGGTGGTCACAAGCGCATCGTCAGACGAGGCGAGGGAAGGGCGCTAGAAGTCGACACCGAAGATGGCGCGATGTCGCTGATCCCGGCCGGCTCAGCGTACGAGTGGCGTACGTCCGGGCCGATCGACTTCGCGCACCTCTACCTGCCGGTGAGCGCAGTTCGGCAGATCGGCATCGAAGCGTTCGGACGCGACGGCGGCCGGGGGGTGGAGGACCGGCTCGGGTTCGTCGATCCGCTGATCCGGTCGCTCTTCGTGACGATGCTTGCCGAGATCGCGACGCCAGATCTGACGTCCGATTTCTATCTCGACGCGCTCTACACCACGCTTATGGTAGCCCTATTGAAGGGCCGTGCGGGTCGACTGTCGGCGGCCCAGACGCCGATGTCGTTGGCACCCGCCCGGCTCCGCCGGGTCTACGACTACATCGACGTAAATTTCGCGTCCGAAATCGGCATCGACGAACTCGCGGGTGTCGCGGCGCTGAGCCGCTTCCATTTCGGCCGCGCCTTCTCCGCAGCCAATGGTGCCGCGCCGTATGCCTATCTGACCGGGCGGCGGATCGCGCACAGCAAGATGCTCCTGCGCGAAGCAAGCCTGGTGATCGGTGAGATCGCCCGGCGATCGGGCTTTCGAACGCCGGGTCAGTTCTCCCGGATGTTCAAGAGAGCCATCGGAGTTTCGCCTCGGGAGTATCAACGACTGTCTCGATGA